A section of the Oryza sativa Japonica Group chromosome 1, ASM3414082v1 genome encodes:
- the LOC107276296 gene encoding CO(2)-response secreted protease, giving the protein MVNRAHFVILVLVYRLLVPLSAEPDQTRESYVVYMGGGGGGAGAGAGVEEEAARAMHMEMLTSVAPAGDDQGRAAAALTQSYHHAFQGFAAELTEAEAAALSGHERVVSVFRDRALELHTTRSWDFLDVQSGLRSDRLGRRASGDVIIGIVDTGVWPESASFSDAGMGPVPARWRGVCMEGPDFKKSSCNKKLIGARYYGSQPGSASSSSAAGAVTATGGSPRDAVGHGTHTASTAAGAVVPGAGYYGLARGAAKGGAPASRVAVYKACSLGGCASSAVLKAIDDAVGDGVDVVSISIGMSSAFQSDFLADPIALGAFHAHQRGVLVVCSGGNDGPNPYTVVNSAPWILTVAASSIDRSFHSTIVLGNGTLVKGIAINFSNQSITGGQYPLVFGPQVAGRYTPVSEASNCYPGSLDAQKAAGKIVVCVGTDPMVSRRVKKLVAEGAGASGLVLIDDAEKAVPFVAGGFPFSQVATDAGAQILEYINSTKNPTAVILPTEDAKDDKPAPVVASFSARGPGGLTEAILKPDLMAPGVSILAATIPTADKEDVPAGKNPSPFAIKSGTSMACPHVAGAAAFVKSAHPGWSPSMIRSALMTTATTRNNLGQAVASSTGAAATGHDMGAGEISPLRALSPGLVFDTTTRDYLNFLCYYGYKEQLVRKLAGAGAAGAAFACPRGAPSPDLIASGVNYPSISVPRLLAGRTATVSRVAMNVGPPNATYAAAVEAPPGLAVKVSPERLVFSSRWTTAAYQVSFEIASGGAGAGAGASKGYVHGAVTWSDGAHSVRTPFAVNVI; this is encoded by the exons ATGGTGAACCGCGCACATTTCGTCATCCTCGTCCTCGTTTACCGCCTCCTGGTACCTCTCTCAGCCGAGCCAGACCAGACCAGAGAG TCGTATGTCGTCtacatgggcggcggcggcggcggcgccggcgccggcgccggcgtggaggaggaggcggcgcgggcgatGCACATGGAGATGCTGACGTCCGTCGCGCCGGCCGGCGACGAtcaggggagggcggcggcggcgctgacgcAGAGCTACCACCACGCGTTCCAGGGCTTCGCCGCCGAGCTCACCGAGGCGGAGGCCGCCGCGCTGTCCG GGCACGAGAGGGTTGTGTCCGTGTTCAGGGATCGCGCGCTGGAGCTGCACACGACGCGGTCGTGGGACTTCCTCGACGTGCAGTCCGGCCTCCGCTCCgaccgcctcggccgccgcgcctccgGCGACGTCATCATCGGCATCGTCGACACCG GTGTGTGGCCGGAGTCGGCGAGCTTCAGCGACGCCGGGATGGGGCCGGtgccggcgcggtggcgcggcgtgTGCATGGAAGGCCCTGACTTCAAGAAGAGCAGCTGCAACAAGAAGCTCATCGGCGCGCGGTACTACGGCAGCCAGCCCggctcggcgtcgtcgtcgtcggcggcgggggcggtgacggcgacagGCGGCTCGCCGCGGGACGCCGTGGGGCACGGCACGCacacggcgtcgacggcggcgggcgcggtggtgcCCGGCGCGGGGTACTACGGCCTggcccgcggcgcggcgaagggcggcgcgccggcgagccGCGTGGCCGTGTACAAGGCGTGCTCGCTGGGCGGGTGCGCGAGCTCGGCCGTGCTCAAGGCCATCGACGACGCTGTGGGCGACGGCGTGGACGTGGTGTCCATCTCCATCGGCATGAGCTCCGCCTTCCAGTCCGACTTCCTCGCCGACCCCATCGCGCTCGGCGCCTTCCACGCCCACCAGAGGGGCGTCCTCGTCGTCTGCTCCGGCGGCAACGACGGCCCCAACCCCTACACCGTCGTCAACTCCGCCCCCTGGatcctcaccgtcgccgcctccagcATCGACCGCTCCTTCCACTCCACCATCGTCCTCGGCAACGGCACCCTCGTCAAG GGAATTGCCATCAACTTCTCCAACCAGAGCATCACCGGAGGCCAGTACCCGCTGGTGTTCGGGCCACAGGTGGCCGGCCGGTACACGCCGGTGTCGGAGGCAAG CAACTGCTACCCCGGGTCGCTGGACGCGCAGAAGGCGGCGGGGAAGATCGTGGTGTGCGTGGGCACGGACCCGATGGTGTCGCGGCGGGTGAAGAAGCTGGTCGCCGAGGGCGCCGGCGCTAGCGGGTTGGTGCTCATCGACGACGCCGAGAAGGCCGtccccttcgtcgccggcggcttCCCCTTCTCCCAGGTCGCCACCGACGCCGGCGCGCAGATCCTCGAGTACATCAACTCCACCAA GAATCCGACGGCTGTGATCCTCCCAACCGAGGACGCCAAGGACGACAagccggcgccggtggtggcCAGCTTCTCGGCGCGCGGCCCCGGCGGCCTCACCGAAGCCATCCTCAAG CCTGATCTGATGGCGCCGGGGGTGAGCATCCTCGCCGCGACGATACCCACCGCCGACAAGGAGGACGTGCCCGCCGGCAAGAacccgtcgccgttcgccatcaaGTCCGGCACGTCGATGGCCTGCccgcacgtcgccggcgccgccgccttcgtcaaGTCGGCGCACCCAGGCTGGTCGCCGTCCATGATCAGATCAGCTCTCATGACCACTG cgacgacgaggaacAACCTCGGGCAGGCGGTGGCGAGcagcacgggcgcggcggcgacggggcacGACATGGGCGCCGGGGAGATCAGCCCGCTGCGGGCGCTCAGCCCCGGGCTGGTGTTCGACACCACCACGCGCGACTACCTCAACTTCCTCTGCTACTACGGCTACAAGGAGCAGCTCGtccgcaagctcgccggcgctggcgccgcgggcgccgccttCGCGTGCCCGCgcggcgcgccgtcgccggaccTCATCGCGTCGGGCGTCAACTACCCGTCCATCTCCGTGCCGCGGCTCCTCGCCGGGAGGACGGCCACCGTGTCGCGCGTCGCCATGAACGTGGGGCCACCGAACGCGACGTACGCCGCGGCCGTCGAGGCGCCCCCCGGCCTCGCCGTGAAGGTGTCGCCGGAGCGGCTGGTGTTCTCGAGCAggtggacgacggcggcgtacCAGGTGAGCTTCGAGatcgccagcggcggcgccggcgccggcgccggggcgaGCAAGGGGTACGTGCACGGCGCCGTCACCTGGTCCGACGGCGCGCACTCCGTCCGGACGCCGTTCGCGGTTAATGTCATCTGA
- the LOC4324275 gene encoding large ribosomal subunit protein cL37, producing MALLLSPTVSFLASSSASPPRARALPASANVASTIPAPRLQCKNLSSQSPLNASFTKKRLVSVHASAEAGAEEAGTDQPEEPKPTVSIETMPLETKQKMIMEQRAKMKLAKKLRQRRRRLVQKRRLRKKGRWPPSKMKKLKNV from the exons ATGGCGCTGCTCCTCTCCCCGACCGTCTccttcctcgcctcctcctccgcctccccgccTCGCGCCAGAGCTCTCCCCGCCTCCGCCAATGTCGCCTCCACCATCCCCG CCCCAAGGCTCCAGTGCAAGAATCTCTCCTCGCAGAGCCCTCTGAATGCTTCTTTCACCAAGAAGAGGCTAGTTTCTGTCCATGCCTCGGCAGAGGCTGGCGCAGAAGAAGCTGGCACAGATCAACCAGAGGAGCCAAAACCCACGGTTTCGATTGAGACAATGCCGCTCGAAACTAAGCAGAAGATGATCATGGAGCAGAGGGCGAAGATGAAGCTGGCCAAGAAGCTGAGGCAGCGGCGCAGGAGGCTTGTCCAGAAGAGGCGGCTGAGGAAGAAAGGTAGATGGCCACCATCCAAGATGAAGAAGCTCAAGAACGTCTAA